A single Anatilimnocola floriformis DNA region contains:
- a CDS encoding amidophosphoribosyltransferase codes for MSEIHHECGIAAIYHLPGDLHHLVPGEGLEETARLLPRMLQDIQNRGQLAAGMTSYWPGKPQLLTTHKEIGMVSEAFKLNQREEAEAIMNRLLGVASIGHVRYATCGADDRNYAQPFERSHIEKRKWFSFAFNGQLANVQELKDKLLSDKSHHLTRDNDTEVIMHEIGREMSGDRRPTLIELMTNLSRKFDGAYSIVLLNAEGDMLVARDPLGIKPLCYAKEGNLFAAASESVPLLNLGFQPEDIKSLPPGYAITIVDGKFDIQQFADQTGRAHCYFEWVYFANVASTLDDRSVYLSRTALGEELARLELLDGSVVIDENTIVVPVPDTSKAAADAMAHRLRVPSREGLIRNRYSGRTFIEGGGSRKKKAETKYTPLREVLQGKRVFLVEDSIVRSTTMRVLLNRIRKLGGAKEIHVRVACPPIVAPCFYGIDMSTIDELFAPKFMNGGELTPAIEAEMAAALGADSLRYLPVDSIAKAVRFPSSSLCQACITGSYPTASGQKLYQIARENIGKSAGDSRTYETQQSLTFAE; via the coding sequence ATGAGCGAAATCCACCACGAATGCGGCATTGCCGCCATCTATCACTTGCCTGGCGACCTGCATCACTTGGTCCCTGGTGAGGGGCTAGAGGAAACAGCGCGGCTGCTCCCTCGCATGCTCCAGGACATTCAGAATCGCGGGCAACTCGCCGCAGGCATGACCTCCTACTGGCCGGGCAAGCCGCAACTGCTGACCACGCACAAAGAAATCGGCATGGTTAGCGAAGCCTTCAAGCTGAACCAGCGCGAAGAAGCCGAAGCGATCATGAATCGCCTCCTAGGTGTCGCCTCGATCGGCCATGTGCGCTACGCCACTTGCGGCGCCGACGATCGCAACTACGCCCAGCCGTTCGAGCGGAGCCACATCGAAAAAAGGAAGTGGTTCAGCTTCGCTTTCAACGGCCAACTGGCGAATGTGCAAGAGCTGAAAGACAAGCTGCTGTCGGATAAGTCGCATCACTTGACGCGCGACAACGACACCGAAGTGATCATGCACGAGATCGGTCGCGAAATGTCCGGCGATCGCCGGCCGACGCTGATCGAACTGATGACCAATCTCAGCCGCAAATTCGATGGCGCCTACAGCATCGTCCTGCTGAACGCCGAGGGGGACATGCTCGTCGCCCGCGACCCGCTCGGCATCAAGCCATTGTGCTACGCGAAAGAGGGCAACCTCTTCGCCGCTGCCAGCGAGAGCGTGCCACTGCTGAACCTCGGTTTTCAGCCCGAAGACATCAAGTCGCTGCCCCCTGGCTACGCGATCACCATTGTCGACGGCAAGTTCGACATCCAGCAATTCGCCGATCAAACCGGTCGGGCTCACTGCTACTTCGAATGGGTTTACTTTGCCAACGTGGCGAGCACGCTCGATGACCGCAGCGTCTATCTGTCGCGCACCGCGCTCGGCGAAGAACTCGCCCGCCTCGAGCTGCTCGACGGCAGCGTGGTGATCGACGAAAACACCATCGTCGTCCCCGTGCCGGACACCAGTAAAGCGGCCGCCGATGCCATGGCCCACCGCCTGCGTGTGCCGTCGCGCGAAGGGCTGATTCGCAATCGCTACTCGGGCCGAACCTTCATCGAAGGTGGCGGCAGCCGCAAGAAAAAAGCCGAGACCAAGTACACGCCGCTGCGTGAAGTGCTGCAAGGGAAGCGAGTCTTCCTCGTCGAGGATTCGATCGTCCGCAGCACCACGATGCGTGTGCTCCTCAATCGCATTCGCAAGTTGGGCGGCGCGAAAGAAATTCACGTCCGCGTCGCTTGTCCACCGATTGTCGCGCCTTGCTTCTACGGCATCGACATGTCGACCATCGACGAGCTCTTTGCTCCGAAGTTTATGAACGGCGGCGAATTGACCCCGGCCATCGAAGCCGAAATGGCCGCCGCCCTCGGGGCCGATTCGCTCCGTTATTTGCCGGTCGATTCGATTGCCAAAGCGGTCCGCTTTCCCAGCAGCAGCCTCTGCCAGGCCTGCATCACCGGCAGCTATCCGACGGCATCCGGCCAAAAGCTCTATCAAATCGCCCGCGAAAACATCGGCAAGTCCGCCGGCGATTCGCGGACCTACGAAACGCAGCAATCGCTGACGTTTGCTGAGTAG
- a CDS encoding efflux RND transporter periplasmic adaptor subunit, with protein sequence MTRNVAFTLLLTLAASSFAQAPKGPPAAAPPPPRVFVATARIETLDEPKSFVGTVTPLRKSVVGSAASGRVEEYLVNEGDFVKKGAPIAHLRRGIIGAEKKAAEAELEVRKAALLEMENSRADEIAQARAQLAIAEANQTFQHGRAERAKQLLNAITKEALEEAVSHEQQAEATRNNAAAVLRLLTGNTWEQKHEQWKARIAVQEAEVERLSEQFQRHTMFAPFDGWVTAEFTEVGQWMMQGDHAAEIAELGNVDVEIAVLEDYATKLTPGVMGNVEITALRGQRFVGKVAIINPQADARARTFPVKVRVENVVDERGPLLKAGMFARVTLPVGEAKPLPFVPKDAIAIGGRSPVVYVVDTTAGKSSVRPVPVTLGVAQGQWVSVGVGEIKAGDVLVVEGNERLRPGQDVRAEAINISFP encoded by the coding sequence ATGACACGCAACGTTGCTTTCACACTTCTGCTCACCCTGGCGGCCTCGTCGTTCGCGCAAGCTCCCAAGGGTCCGCCCGCGGCCGCTCCGCCACCGCCGCGCGTCTTTGTCGCCACCGCGCGCATCGAGACACTCGATGAACCAAAGAGCTTCGTCGGCACGGTCACCCCGCTCCGCAAGAGCGTCGTCGGCAGCGCCGCTTCAGGCCGCGTCGAGGAATATCTGGTCAACGAAGGCGACTTCGTGAAGAAGGGCGCGCCCATCGCTCATCTGCGCCGCGGCATCATCGGCGCCGAAAAGAAAGCCGCCGAAGCCGAGCTGGAAGTTCGCAAGGCCGCGCTGCTGGAAATGGAGAATTCGCGGGCAGACGAAATCGCCCAAGCCCGAGCCCAACTCGCCATCGCCGAAGCCAACCAAACCTTTCAGCACGGCCGCGCCGAACGGGCCAAGCAATTGCTGAATGCGATTACCAAGGAAGCGCTCGAAGAAGCTGTCAGTCACGAGCAGCAAGCCGAAGCGACCCGCAACAACGCCGCCGCTGTGCTGCGACTCCTCACGGGCAACACCTGGGAGCAGAAGCACGAACAGTGGAAGGCCCGCATCGCGGTGCAAGAAGCCGAAGTCGAACGCTTGAGCGAACAGTTTCAACGGCACACGATGTTTGCTCCGTTCGATGGCTGGGTCACTGCCGAGTTCACCGAAGTGGGCCAGTGGATGATGCAAGGCGATCACGCCGCCGAGATCGCTGAGCTCGGCAACGTCGATGTCGAAATCGCCGTGCTCGAAGACTACGCGACCAAGCTCACGCCCGGCGTGATGGGGAATGTCGAAATCACCGCGCTCCGTGGTCAGCGCTTCGTCGGCAAAGTGGCCATCATCAATCCGCAAGCCGATGCTCGTGCTCGCACCTTTCCGGTCAAAGTCCGCGTCGAGAACGTCGTCGATGAACGTGGCCCGCTGCTGAAGGCCGGCATGTTCGCTCGCGTCACGCTCCCCGTCGGCGAAGCCAAGCCCTTGCCGTTTGTACCCAAAGATGCGATCGCGATCGGCGGTCGATCTCCGGTGGTCTATGTCGTTGACACTACCGCCGGCAAGAGCAGCGTTCGGCCGGTTCCGGTTACGCTCGGCGTCGCGCAAGGCCAATGGGTCAGCGTCGGCGTGGGCGAAATCAAAGCCGGCGACGTGCTCGTCGTCGAAGGGAACGAACGGCTCCGCCCCGGCCAAGATGTGCGGGCTGAAGCGATCAACATCAGCTTCCCCTAG
- a CDS encoding MarR family winged helix-turn-helix transcriptional regulator, with translation MLEYDFENSAGFWIMTTSHEYQRAINEELAPTGITYRQCQVLGFLALEGPLAQAELAERMHLEPATLVGILDRMERDGWIKRLPCTTDRRRKLIHPQPSAKPVWTKIVACVKRVRARATEGMKASELATLKRLLTRVRKNLDQELSALKAV, from the coding sequence GTGCTCGAATACGATTTCGAAAACAGCGCCGGCTTCTGGATCATGACCACGTCGCACGAGTACCAGCGGGCGATCAACGAAGAACTCGCGCCGACGGGCATTACCTACCGGCAATGTCAGGTCCTGGGGTTTCTCGCCCTCGAAGGGCCCCTCGCGCAGGCTGAGCTCGCCGAACGGATGCATTTGGAACCTGCCACGCTGGTCGGCATTCTCGATCGGATGGAGCGCGACGGCTGGATCAAACGCCTGCCGTGCACTACCGACCGCCGCCGCAAGTTGATTCATCCGCAACCCTCGGCCAAACCTGTTTGGACCAAGATCGTGGCCTGCGTCAAACGCGTTCGCGCGCGGGCCACCGAAGGCATGAAAGCCAGCGAGCTCGCCACGCTCAAACGACTTCTCACCCGCGTTCGCAAAAACCTCGATCAAGAACTCTCCGCCTTAAAGGCCGTCTAA
- a CDS encoding HAD-IA family hydrolase produces MFDAVGTLIFPEPSVAAVYQRIAAEFGLRISRNELGARFGSAMTNARSFRRLEQDGQTSEAAEVDFWRAVVTQVLAGVPTENIEAAFQRLWQHFAEAAHWQLFDDIAPTLTELRRRGYRIGVASNFDSRLIGICKELWPLDQISDEDQFVSSRVGWVKPADGFYGAIQQATQLEPARILMVGDDFENDVAAPHRCGWLARWLVRNSAESTGEHIRSLTDLLAELP; encoded by the coding sequence TTGTTCGATGCAGTGGGCACGCTGATCTTTCCCGAGCCCTCTGTCGCTGCGGTGTATCAACGAATCGCGGCAGAATTCGGCTTGAGAATCTCACGCAACGAGCTCGGCGCACGGTTTGGTTCGGCGATGACGAACGCCAGATCTTTTCGCCGGTTGGAACAAGACGGCCAAACCAGCGAAGCGGCCGAAGTCGATTTCTGGCGAGCCGTTGTCACGCAAGTATTGGCGGGCGTTCCGACAGAGAACATCGAAGCCGCGTTTCAGCGATTGTGGCAACATTTTGCCGAGGCGGCGCATTGGCAGTTGTTCGACGACATTGCTCCAACGCTCACCGAGTTACGCCGCCGCGGGTACCGCATCGGCGTGGCGTCGAATTTCGATTCGCGGCTGATCGGGATTTGCAAAGAGCTGTGGCCGCTCGATCAGATTTCGGATGAGGATCAGTTCGTTAGTTCGCGTGTCGGCTGGGTCAAACCAGCCGACGGATTCTACGGGGCCATCCAGCAGGCAACCCAACTCGAACCCGCACGCATCCTGATGGTCGGCGACGACTTCGAAAATGACGTCGCGGCGCCTCACCGCTGCGGTTGGCTAGCACGTTGGCTGGTGCGGAATTCCGCAGAATCCACCGGAGAGCACATCCGCAGCCTCACCGATTTGCTGGCTGAGTTGCCGTAA
- a CDS encoding efflux RND transporter permease subunit, which produces MNLITTFVNNPVKVTVGVILLLMFGILSLFTMPMQLTPEVEVPTLTIETMWPGASPEEVEKQIIHEQEEQLKSVEGVRKMTSESMDSMGRITLEFPVGIDVSEALLKVNTKLAQVPSYPEDVDEPVINTSNAANRPIAWLILGERVPTVEEKDEFTAKHPDLKATLDKAYNSNNEGLTMHRLKDLAVTEPRIKAWLPPDRDVTTLRKFAEDYIESALERVEGVSNANVLGGREEELQVVVNPEHLAARGLTINDIRVALRGQNEDTSAGDYWEGKRRYVVRTLGQFRSPEQVENAIVARRDGVPVYVRDIAKVVEGYKKPDGIVKRFGTTSIAINVQRGVGENVLDVMKGVRGTMIDLNADILKNQNLQLVQVYDETEYIYSAMNLVSDNLFWGSIFTFLTLLVFLRNGWPTLIIFAHIIISTVGAFLVMAVLGRSLNVLALGGLAFAVGMLVDNAIVMLENIYRRHQKGESPEDAAVNGAGEVWGALLNATLANLAVFLPVLFIKEEAGQLFRDIAISISAAVALSMLVAVAVVPTAAMRILKPHKKDRHGNVILPEAEPQKERRTGFWGFVNWLMLPINFILKISDKIADWMVNLLIGFNRGLQISLFPRIIVVCAVIAGSCVLTWMLLPKVEYLPSGDRNLVFGIVIPPPGYNLDHLLKMGNLVEEELRPFWDVELDDPEVVNGKKLVINDFFFVARNRQVFIGARSLDPARAKDLVPVIQRIGDKLPGTFLIAKQASLFEQGLTGGRTVDIEITGPDINKLVAFGGEIFGRLKGSPEMPGLIPAAQIRPTPSLDLANPEMRIYPKFEQAADLRMTAQELGYAVDALVDGAYAADYYKGGDKIDLRIVGEDRYANSEQSLQTVPIATPAGQLVPLEAIANIRLEPGPEQVNHRTRQRAITLEVSPPPDMPLELAMDMITKDVIKPLQASGRLTGGYRISLEGTADKLRSTWFSLRSNLLLAVVITYLLMAATFESWVYPFVVIMTVPLGAVGGFAGLWLLNMWVLQPLDVLTMLGFIMLVGTVVNNPILIVEQSLIHFKEDGMSIGDAVIEAVRTRIRPIFMTTLGGLVGLLPLVLAPGAGSELYRGIGAVLLGGLIISTVVTLVFVPALLSVMIELQQLLFAKKSEENPRDENDRDNGMPLQHMTETVADQVRLPQSVASSR; this is translated from the coding sequence ATGAATTTGATCACCACCTTCGTCAACAATCCCGTCAAGGTCACCGTCGGCGTGATCCTGCTGTTGATGTTCGGCATCTTGTCGCTCTTCACGATGCCGATGCAGCTCACGCCCGAAGTGGAAGTGCCGACGCTGACCATCGAAACGATGTGGCCGGGCGCTAGTCCCGAAGAAGTCGAAAAGCAGATCATTCACGAGCAGGAGGAACAGCTTAAGAGCGTCGAAGGCGTGCGGAAAATGACTTCCGAAAGCATGGACTCGATGGGCCGCATCACGCTCGAGTTTCCGGTCGGCATCGATGTCAGCGAAGCGCTGCTCAAGGTCAACACCAAGCTCGCTCAAGTGCCGAGCTATCCGGAAGACGTGGACGAACCGGTCATCAATACTTCGAACGCCGCCAATCGCCCGATCGCCTGGTTGATCCTCGGCGAACGCGTGCCGACGGTCGAGGAAAAGGATGAGTTCACCGCCAAGCATCCCGACCTGAAAGCCACGCTCGACAAGGCCTACAACTCGAACAACGAAGGCTTGACGATGCACCGGCTGAAGGATCTGGCGGTCACCGAACCGCGGATCAAAGCCTGGTTGCCACCCGATCGCGATGTGACCACACTCCGCAAATTTGCCGAAGACTACATCGAGTCGGCGCTGGAGCGCGTCGAAGGTGTTTCGAACGCCAACGTGCTCGGTGGTCGCGAAGAAGAGCTGCAAGTCGTCGTCAATCCTGAGCATCTGGCCGCCCGCGGTCTGACCATCAACGACATTCGCGTGGCTCTCCGCGGTCAGAACGAAGACACGTCGGCTGGCGACTACTGGGAAGGGAAGCGCCGTTACGTCGTGCGGACGCTGGGCCAATTCCGCTCTCCCGAGCAAGTCGAAAATGCGATCGTCGCTCGCCGCGACGGCGTGCCCGTTTATGTCCGCGACATTGCCAAGGTCGTCGAAGGCTACAAGAAGCCCGACGGCATCGTGAAGCGGTTCGGCACGACCAGCATCGCCATCAACGTGCAGCGCGGCGTCGGCGAAAACGTGCTCGACGTCATGAAAGGCGTGCGCGGCACGATGATCGATCTGAACGCCGACATTCTGAAGAACCAAAACCTGCAACTGGTACAGGTCTATGACGAAACCGAATACATCTATTCGGCCATGAATCTGGTGAGCGACAACTTGTTTTGGGGAAGTATTTTCACGTTCCTCACGTTGCTCGTCTTCCTTCGCAACGGTTGGCCGACGCTCATCATTTTTGCCCACATCATCATCAGCACCGTCGGCGCGTTTCTGGTGATGGCCGTGCTCGGCCGCTCGCTCAACGTGCTCGCGCTCGGCGGTCTGGCATTCGCGGTCGGCATGCTCGTCGACAACGCGATCGTGATGCTCGAAAACATTTATCGCCGGCACCAAAAGGGTGAATCTCCCGAAGATGCAGCCGTCAACGGCGCCGGTGAAGTGTGGGGCGCTCTGCTCAATGCCACGCTCGCCAACCTAGCCGTGTTTTTGCCGGTCCTCTTCATCAAAGAAGAGGCCGGACAATTGTTTCGCGACATCGCCATTTCCATTTCGGCGGCGGTAGCTCTCTCGATGCTCGTCGCCGTGGCCGTGGTGCCGACGGCTGCGATGCGGATTTTGAAGCCGCACAAAAAAGATCGCCACGGCAACGTGATTCTTCCCGAAGCCGAGCCGCAGAAAGAACGCCGCACGGGGTTCTGGGGTTTTGTGAATTGGCTGATGTTGCCGATTAACTTCATCCTGAAAATTTCCGACAAAATCGCCGACTGGATGGTCAATCTGCTAATCGGATTCAATCGCGGTTTGCAGATCAGCTTGTTCCCGCGCATCATCGTCGTCTGCGCGGTGATCGCCGGTTCGTGCGTCCTCACTTGGATGCTGCTGCCGAAGGTGGAGTATCTGCCGAGCGGCGACCGAAACCTCGTGTTCGGCATCGTCATTCCGCCGCCGGGTTACAACCTCGACCATCTGCTGAAGATGGGCAACCTCGTCGAAGAAGAGCTCCGGCCGTTCTGGGATGTGGAGCTCGACGACCCCGAAGTGGTCAACGGCAAGAAGCTGGTGATCAACGACTTCTTCTTCGTCGCTCGTAACCGGCAAGTCTTCATCGGCGCTCGTTCGCTCGATCCCGCGCGGGCCAAGGATCTTGTGCCTGTCATTCAAAGGATCGGCGACAAACTGCCAGGAACGTTCTTGATCGCCAAGCAGGCGAGCTTGTTCGAGCAAGGTCTCACGGGCGGTCGTACGGTGGATATCGAAATCACCGGCCCTGATATCAACAAGCTCGTTGCGTTCGGCGGTGAGATTTTCGGTCGGTTGAAGGGCTCTCCTGAAATGCCCGGTTTGATTCCCGCCGCGCAAATCCGCCCCACGCCGAGCCTCGACTTGGCGAATCCCGAAATGCGGATTTATCCGAAGTTCGAGCAAGCTGCCGATCTGCGGATGACGGCCCAAGAGCTCGGCTACGCGGTCGATGCCCTCGTCGACGGCGCGTACGCCGCCGATTACTACAAGGGTGGCGACAAGATCGACCTCCGCATCGTCGGCGAAGATCGCTATGCCAACAGCGAACAGAGTTTGCAGACGGTGCCGATTGCTACTCCTGCCGGTCAGCTCGTACCGCTCGAAGCCATCGCCAACATTCGCCTGGAACCCGGTCCGGAACAGGTGAATCACCGCACTCGTCAGCGAGCCATTACGCTCGAAGTGAGTCCTCCGCCGGATATGCCGCTCGAACTGGCGATGGACATGATCACCAAGGATGTGATCAAGCCGTTGCAAGCCAGCGGACGATTAACGGGCGGTTATCGCATCAGCCTGGAAGGTACGGCAGACAAACTTCGCAGCACCTGGTTTTCGCTCCGTTCGAATCTGCTCCTCGCCGTCGTCATCACTTACCTGCTGATGGCCGCCACCTTCGAATCGTGGGTCTATCCGTTCGTGGTCATCATGACGGTGCCGCTGGGTGCGGTCGGCGGCTTCGCCGGTCTGTGGCTACTCAATATGTGGGTGCTGCAACCGCTCGATGTGCTCACGATGCTCGGCTTCATCATGCTCGTCGGTACGGTGGTGAATAACCCGATTCTCATCGTCGAACAGTCACTCATTCACTTCAAAGAAGACGGCATGAGTATCGGCGATGCCGTGATCGAGGCCGTTCGCACCCGTATCCGCCCGATCTTCATGACCACGCTCGGTGGTCTCGTGGGTCTCTTGCCGCTGGTGCTCGCACCGGGCGCCGGCAGCGAACTTTATCGCGGCATCGGCGCGGTGCTCCTCGGCGGCCTGATCATTTCAACGGTGGTCACGCTGGTCTTCGTTCCCGCGCTCCTTAGCGTGATGATCGAGTTGCAGCAGTTGCTCTTTGCCAAGAAGAGCGAAGAAAATCCCCGCGATGAAAACGACCGCGACAACGGCATGCCGCTACAGCACATGACCGAAACCGTCGCAGATCAGGTGCGCTTGCCGCAATCGGTGGCGTCGTCGCGCTAG
- a CDS encoding hemolysin family protein — protein sequence MSLSVILIIGFLLFINGLFAAYELALASVRTDRLRLLAEQKRSGASVSLLMKGRMEASLAAVQLGITLVGAIAAAMGGASAEESLAPYFEKVLASVGIHKDWADFFAIACVVIPISAFTIVVGELIPKVFALKNAELVCLLLSPAMWVFSIVFFPAVWLFEAITTQFVAIVERLPFMRQKEDHRAVGLHELRAQVNLLRASQAIGMQEERIILQASRLSAMKVAEIMLPEEDIVMVVADATLSENLIIAHMDLHTRFPVTVQRGDPQKIIGYVTFKDMVLLAKTHPGNPVIREIVRQISSLSENMTLSEALKRMTTEHQHLALVRGEGGRIVGMITQEDIFEELIGDIQDEFDRLPRHISPAGQQLVIGGGVSLAQLRTQLNRPELGGDSPDTMTLNDWLNAGREDNLKGGDTVIVDGVWAQVRKVRRRRITEALLDPLGNPFDAKRSGVLPMPETPK from the coding sequence ATGAGTCTATCGGTCATCCTGATCATCGGCTTCTTGCTGTTTATCAACGGCTTGTTTGCCGCGTATGAATTAGCGCTCGCCTCTGTTCGGACCGACCGCCTGCGACTCCTGGCCGAACAAAAACGCTCTGGCGCGAGCGTGTCGCTGCTGATGAAAGGGCGGATGGAAGCAAGCCTCGCCGCCGTGCAGCTCGGCATTACGCTCGTGGGCGCAATTGCCGCTGCGATGGGTGGTGCTTCCGCCGAGGAAAGTCTCGCACCTTATTTTGAAAAAGTCCTCGCCTCGGTCGGCATTCATAAAGATTGGGCCGATTTTTTCGCCATAGCCTGCGTGGTGATCCCCATCTCGGCGTTTACGATCGTCGTCGGCGAACTCATTCCCAAGGTCTTCGCCCTAAAGAACGCCGAGCTCGTCTGCCTGCTCCTCAGCCCGGCGATGTGGGTCTTTTCCATCGTCTTTTTCCCCGCCGTTTGGTTGTTCGAAGCCATTACCACGCAATTTGTCGCGATTGTCGAACGGCTGCCGTTTATGCGGCAGAAAGAGGATCATCGAGCGGTGGGTTTGCATGAGTTGCGAGCGCAGGTGAACTTGCTCCGCGCCAGCCAAGCCATCGGCATGCAAGAGGAACGGATCATTCTGCAGGCGAGTCGCCTGTCGGCGATGAAGGTCGCCGAGATCATGCTGCCCGAAGAAGACATCGTCATGGTGGTGGCCGACGCTACGTTGAGCGAGAACCTGATCATCGCCCACATGGACTTGCACACCCGGTTTCCGGTGACCGTGCAGCGTGGCGATCCGCAAAAAATCATCGGCTACGTCACGTTCAAAGACATGGTGCTGCTCGCCAAGACGCATCCGGGCAACCCAGTGATTCGCGAGATCGTTCGGCAGATTAGCAGCCTGTCGGAAAACATGACTCTCAGCGAAGCTCTCAAGCGAATGACGACCGAGCATCAGCACTTGGCGCTCGTCCGCGGCGAAGGCGGCCGAATCGTCGGCATGATCACGCAGGAAGATATTTTCGAAGAGCTGATCGGCGATATTCAGGATGAGTTCGATCGTCTGCCGCGACACATCAGCCCCGCTGGCCAACAACTGGTGATCGGCGGCGGCGTATCGCTTGCTCAGCTGCGCACGCAGTTGAATCGGCCCGAGCTCGGCGGCGACAGCCCCGATACGATGACGCTCAACGACTGGCTTAATGCAGGTCGTGAAGACAATCTCAAGGGTGGCGATACGGTGATCGTCGACGGCGTGTGGGCCCAGGTCCGCAAAGTTCGTCGCCGCCGCATCACCGAAGCTCTGCTCGATCCACTCGGCAATCCCTTCGATGCCAAACGCTCCGGCGTTTTGCCGATGCCGGAAACGCCGAAGTGA